In Corynebacterium guangdongense, one DNA window encodes the following:
- a CDS encoding DUF1707 SHOCT-like domain-containing protein: MTDGQIFNADRKHAMRFVDQALNEGRIDIEDYDELTRAIVTASSQAQLDSIIERAQRLSTTDVARPMPAPTRRATAPPAVTEPEIMSTWFGNLRREGRWLVVDGSSYTVSMGELLLDMREATASHPQVTITTNAYGGNVCVVVSPGVGVVNRIDTVLAEKKDKSSPHQPGMAVITLTGSCVLGTVKIISREPGRKLPFGFVNL; this comes from the coding sequence ATGACTGATGGCCAGATCTTCAACGCCGACCGCAAGCACGCGATGCGCTTCGTGGACCAGGCGCTCAACGAGGGTCGCATCGATATCGAGGACTACGACGAACTCACCAGGGCGATCGTCACCGCCAGCAGCCAGGCGCAGCTCGACTCGATCATCGAGCGCGCCCAGCGCCTGTCGACGACCGACGTCGCCCGCCCCATGCCGGCCCCGACCCGGCGCGCCACCGCTCCCCCGGCGGTTACCGAGCCAGAGATCATGTCGACGTGGTTCGGCAACCTGCGTCGCGAAGGCCGCTGGCTTGTCGTCGACGGTTCCTCCTACACGGTGTCGATGGGCGAGCTGCTGCTGGACATGCGCGAGGCCACCGCCTCGCACCCGCAGGTGACGATCACGACCAACGCCTACGGCGGCAACGTCTGCGTGGTCGTCTCCCCCGGCGTCGGCGTCGTCAACCGCATCGACACCGTCCTGGCGGAGAAAAAGGACAAGTCATCGCCCCATCAGCCGGGCATGGCCGTGATCACCTTGACCGGGAGCTGCGTGCTGGGCACCGTCAAGATCATCTCCCGCGAGCCCGGCAGGAAGCTGCCGTTCGGTTTCGTCAACCTGTAG
- a CDS encoding excalibur calcium-binding domain-containing protein, whose amino-acid sequence MHKKLLALSLAAALSFSGVTLAHAESADFSSGSADSFSEQSAELSSADGASSTESASATEDDESIASSDLSSLSSQEDASESTSSATGVIGVLAILGAIAGGTYWAVTQGFIPNPLPGLIPSPRQAAAPAPALAPVQAAAPAPAPAPAPVQAPAPAPAPAPKPAPAPTTTYANCTDVWNRLGRQIYPRDPGYNYRLDRDKDGVGCERDPR is encoded by the coding sequence ATGCACAAGAAACTCCTCGCTTTGTCGCTTGCCGCGGCGCTGTCCTTCAGTGGCGTCACCCTCGCCCACGCAGAGTCGGCCGACTTCTCCAGCGGTTCGGCTGACTCCTTCTCCGAACAGTCCGCTGAACTGTCCTCCGCCGATGGCGCGTCATCAACGGAATCGGCGTCCGCCACCGAGGACGACGAGTCGATCGCCAGCTCCGATCTTTCGTCGCTGAGCTCCCAGGAGGACGCATCCGAGTCCACCAGCTCCGCCACCGGAGTCATCGGCGTCCTCGCGATCCTCGGTGCGATCGCCGGCGGCACCTACTGGGCCGTCACCCAGGGCTTCATCCCGAATCCGTTGCCCGGGCTCATCCCGTCCCCGCGCCAGGCCGCCGCACCAGCGCCGGCCCTAGCCCCTGTTCAGGCCGCTGCCCCGGCACCCGCACCGGCCCCGGCACCTGTTCAGGCGCCCGCCCCGGCACCGGCCCCGGCACCGAAGCCTGCCCCCGCTCCGACCACCACGTACGCCAACTGCACTGACGTGTGGAACCGCCTCGGTCGCCAGATCTACCCGCGCGACCCGGGCTACAACTACCGACTCGACCGCGACAAGGACGGCGTGGGCTGCGAACGCGACCCGCGCTAA
- a CDS encoding excalibur calcium-binding domain-containing protein produces MNHNRFFGQSLDRGKLGAVALSALLAGSLLTACGSSAADEVPVTVTSTMTASPTTVSTTVTETVTKVSTVTETVTEEPVPAGDIDVSGAGADALVNENPPVIAGFAAVPEPAPAPAPAPVPAPQQSTYFQNCSAARAAGAAPVYRGNPGYGSHLDRDGDGVGCE; encoded by the coding sequence ATGAATCACAATCGTTTCTTCGGACAGTCTCTTGACCGCGGCAAATTGGGCGCGGTCGCCCTCAGCGCACTGCTCGCCGGTTCCCTCCTGACCGCATGCGGTTCTTCCGCCGCCGATGAGGTTCCTGTGACCGTGACGTCGACGATGACGGCGTCTCCGACCACGGTGTCCACCACCGTCACCGAAACCGTGACCAAGGTCAGCACCGTCACCGAAACCGTCACCGAAGAACCGGTTCCCGCCGGGGACATCGACGTCTCCGGCGCAGGTGCTGACGCCCTCGTGAACGAGAATCCGCCGGTGATCGCGGGCTTCGCGGCGGTCCCTGAGCCCGCCCCGGCGCCAGCGCCAGCACCCGTGCCGGCGCCCCAGCAGAGCACCTATTTCCAAAACTGCTCCGCGGCCCGTGCGGCCGGCGCGGCTCCGGTGTACCGCGGCAATCCCGGTTACGGTTCCCACCTGGATCGTGACGGCGACGGGGTCGGTTGCGAGTAG
- a CDS encoding alpha/beta hydrolase family esterase — MTPRTRALSAAMALVASAAIALSPAVATAQTSSIDPQTSSQLLAQLPFPPSITRSFTQGAHHREYHVALPANFNPSRSYPIVIGFGGYTDTAASFRGYAGLEGATGGEAILVFAQGVNNAWAGAPYSATTLAEDIEYTRRAINDVAANFSGDAGRVYATGLSNGGGFAAALSCHAPELVDAVASVAGAYYDPTVTGCSHAAQVPTLLMHGTADGLVAYEGGYRHNAHYMGVEAALAGFAARNGCASGPLNPSWEYAGSTTLRPGSCATATEIVRVEGAGHTWFNSPAAEYVAWDFFRAHG; from the coding sequence ATGACGCCACGCACTCGCGCCCTGTCCGCGGCCATGGCCCTTGTCGCCAGCGCAGCAATCGCGCTGAGCCCAGCCGTCGCCACCGCCCAGACCTCCAGCATTGACCCGCAGACGTCCTCGCAACTCCTAGCGCAGCTCCCCTTCCCTCCGTCGATTACCCGTTCCTTCACACAGGGCGCACACCACCGTGAGTACCACGTCGCCCTGCCCGCGAACTTCAACCCGTCTCGCAGTTACCCGATCGTCATCGGCTTCGGGGGGTACACCGACACCGCCGCCAGCTTCCGCGGTTATGCCGGGCTGGAGGGGGCCACCGGCGGGGAGGCGATCCTCGTGTTCGCGCAGGGCGTCAACAATGCCTGGGCCGGGGCGCCCTACTCCGCGACCACCCTGGCCGAGGACATCGAGTACACGCGCAGGGCGATCAACGACGTCGCGGCGAACTTCTCGGGTGACGCGGGCCGTGTGTATGCCACCGGCCTGTCCAACGGCGGGGGTTTCGCCGCCGCGTTGAGCTGCCACGCGCCCGAGCTCGTCGACGCCGTGGCCTCCGTCGCCGGCGCCTATTACGACCCGACCGTCACCGGCTGCAGTCACGCGGCGCAGGTGCCGACGCTGCTCATGCACGGCACCGCCGACGGCCTCGTCGCCTATGAGGGCGGTTACCGCCACAACGCCCATTACATGGGGGTGGAGGCCGCGCTGGCCGGGTTCGCCGCCCGCAACGGCTGCGCCTCGGGTCCGCTCAACCCGAGCTGGGAGTACGCCGGTTCGACCACCCTGCGCCCGGGTTCCTGCGCCACCGCCACCGAAATCGTGCGGGTTGAGGGCGCCGGCCACACCTGGTTCAACTCCCCCGCCGCGGAGTACGTCGCCTGGGACTTCTTCCGGGCGCACGGCTGA
- a CDS encoding trimeric intracellular cation channel family protein: MNVAAEVDPQILAMYRIFDVVGVLLMGVIGGTIARQRGFDLVGFFFIAMFSALGGGMIRDVLINQGTVAALANAEYLVLAFTGALIARFVYFKGTLWDRFQVHGDALISALWAATGAVKAMSYGLPVLACILMGVFTATGGSMIRDIVTGRVPGVFGGNQPAVIPAIVAGTTVLISEQFGLLWLGMILGPILSFILSMYGYWAGWRLRVDPEWAPVNKAAPLVEDAVRVAEGAGRSVARRLEPRGLRQWRHHQMEKALRRRVEKQQRRGMHPVEAETRAQELLDHITGEPGAAGVDTPEEGSSAVTHNIGFDLGGHSYDSYDEDTGRDTPTATPELREAAEETAGGEEFSEDLIDRILANEKLTDELIARLERKFDERR, from the coding sequence ATGAACGTGGCAGCAGAGGTCGACCCGCAGATCCTGGCGATGTACCGCATCTTCGACGTCGTCGGCGTCCTGCTGATGGGCGTCATCGGCGGCACCATCGCCCGACAGCGGGGCTTCGACCTGGTCGGCTTCTTCTTCATCGCGATGTTCTCCGCGCTCGGCGGCGGCATGATCCGCGACGTGCTCATCAACCAGGGCACCGTCGCCGCGCTGGCCAACGCGGAATATCTGGTGCTCGCCTTCACCGGCGCGCTGATCGCCCGCTTCGTCTACTTCAAGGGCACGCTCTGGGACCGGTTCCAGGTCCACGGCGACGCGCTCATCTCGGCGCTGTGGGCCGCCACCGGTGCGGTCAAGGCGATGAGCTACGGGTTGCCGGTCCTGGCGTGCATCCTGATGGGCGTCTTCACCGCGACCGGTGGCTCCATGATCCGCGACATCGTCACCGGGCGCGTCCCGGGAGTTTTCGGTGGCAACCAGCCGGCGGTGATCCCGGCGATCGTCGCCGGCACGACGGTGCTCATCTCCGAGCAGTTCGGCCTGCTGTGGCTGGGCATGATCCTCGGGCCCATCCTCAGTTTCATCCTCTCGATGTACGGCTACTGGGCCGGCTGGCGCCTGCGCGTCGACCCGGAGTGGGCGCCGGTGAACAAGGCCGCGCCCCTGGTCGAGGACGCGGTCAGGGTCGCCGAAGGCGCCGGCCGATCCGTGGCGCGCCGCCTGGAACCCCGGGGGCTGCGCCAGTGGCGCCACCACCAGATGGAGAAGGCGCTGCGACGGCGCGTCGAGAAGCAGCAGCGCCGGGGCATGCACCCGGTGGAGGCAGAGACCCGGGCGCAGGAACTGCTCGACCACATCACCGGCGAACCCGGGGCGGCGGGCGTGGACACGCCGGAGGAGGGATCGAGCGCGGTGACGCACAACATCGGTTTCGACCTCGGGGGCCACTCCTACGACTCCTATGACGAGGACACCGGCCGGGACACCCCGACCGCGACCCCGGAGCTGAGGGAGGCGGCGGAGGAGACCGCCGGGGGCGAGGAATTCAGTGAGGACCTCATTGATCGGATCCTCGCCAACGAGAAACTCACCGACGAGCTGATCGCGCGGCTGGAGCGCAAATTCGACGAACGCCGCTGA
- a CDS encoding alpha/beta hydrolase family esterase yields the protein MTLPSTTLPAVVALSAAAAVALSPAVAAAQPPGAFDSVQHSLLLEERYRDYTAVLPTDYDETRAYPIILAFGGYGDSAASYREYANIEQAVDGEAIVVYAQAVNNAWAGAPYAVTTMDEDVDYVRAVVDDVVENYSGDPERVFATGMSNGGGFAAALSCHAPTLVDAVVAVAGAYYNESVTNCRFAQRVPTLLVHGAHDEMMSFGGGYRHGAAYLGVERTLKNLATRNGCVPDSLHERSADEGTTTFSADNCEVDTEILRVDDYGHTWFEDPEAERVAVDFFRRQA from the coding sequence ATGACGCTCCCGTCGACTACCCTGCCCGCCGTCGTGGCCCTGTCCGCCGCCGCGGCGGTGGCGCTCAGCCCCGCCGTCGCCGCCGCCCAACCCCCCGGTGCCTTCGACAGCGTCCAGCACTCCCTCCTCCTGGAGGAGCGCTACCGCGACTACACCGCCGTCCTCCCCACCGACTACGACGAAACCCGCGCGTACCCGATCATCCTCGCCTTCGGTGGCTACGGTGATTCCGCGGCGAGCTACCGCGAGTACGCCAACATCGAGCAGGCCGTGGACGGCGAGGCCATCGTCGTCTACGCCCAGGCCGTCAACAACGCCTGGGCCGGCGCCCCCTATGCGGTGACCACGATGGACGAGGACGTCGACTATGTCCGGGCCGTCGTCGATGACGTCGTCGAGAACTACTCTGGTGACCCCGAGCGCGTCTTCGCCACCGGGATGTCCAACGGGGGCGGTTTCGCCGCCGCGCTGAGCTGCCACGCGCCCACGCTTGTCGACGCCGTCGTCGCCGTCGCCGGCGCCTACTACAACGAGTCGGTCACCAACTGCCGTTTCGCCCAGCGGGTCCCCACGCTGCTCGTGCACGGGGCCCACGACGAGATGATGTCCTTCGGCGGCGGCTACCGACACGGCGCCGCGTACCTCGGGGTGGAGCGGACGCTGAAAAACCTGGCGACCCGCAACGGCTGCGTCCCGGACAGTCTCCATGAGCGCTCGGCCGACGAAGGCACCACCACCTTCAGCGCGGACAACTGTGAGGTCGACACCGAGATCCTGCGCGTCGACGACTACGGACACACCTGGTTCGAGGACCCGGAGGCGGAGCGGGTCGCCGTCGACTTCTTCCGTCGGCAAGCGTAG
- a CDS encoding TRIC cation channel family protein has translation MNPERLTPEFLENANAYQDEIQNIYQAADLIGVFLMAVVGGTIARHKGYDLVGFFFIALISATGGGMIRDMLIQKGTVAAMAQPQYLVLATVGAIIAWLAHFRGRTWDLIQGHADAVIMGTWAVTGAAKALTWDLPVTAALFMGVITATGGSMMRDVLTGRRPRIFRGEQLMVLPALLAAAVYAAFHYAEEPVLGMIFGAVTGSALALTSYWFGITLPVNPDFAPANAAAEKVEQVADKVGDRALEKAADIEPRSVREIRHEIGIVHKAGEDRSEEKGEDEGSDTQPALHTDSVTAEQDEAIAGRAADNATGYRFEDVLRQLHEDDSELGRTTERAFISEWLAWQEEHRPNQDPDTDTGTEGAGQGGHTRLLERRDRDSSRGDRGSDEAGDSL, from the coding sequence ATGAACCCGGAACGACTCACCCCAGAGTTCCTCGAGAACGCCAACGCCTACCAGGACGAAATCCAGAACATCTACCAGGCCGCCGACCTGATCGGCGTGTTCCTCATGGCCGTCGTCGGCGGCACGATCGCCCGACACAAGGGATACGACCTGGTGGGCTTCTTCTTCATCGCGCTGATCTCGGCCACCGGCGGCGGCATGATCCGCGACATGCTCATCCAGAAGGGCACCGTCGCCGCGATGGCGCAGCCGCAGTACCTCGTCCTGGCGACGGTCGGCGCGATCATCGCCTGGCTGGCCCACTTCCGGGGCCGGACCTGGGACCTCATCCAGGGCCACGCCGACGCCGTCATCATGGGCACCTGGGCGGTCACCGGCGCGGCGAAGGCGCTGACCTGGGATCTGCCGGTGACGGCGGCGCTGTTCATGGGCGTGATCACCGCGACGGGCGGATCGATGATGCGCGACGTCCTCACCGGGCGGCGGCCGAGAATCTTCCGGGGCGAGCAGCTCATGGTGCTGCCGGCGCTGCTGGCCGCGGCGGTGTACGCCGCCTTCCACTACGCCGAGGAGCCGGTGCTGGGCATGATCTTCGGCGCGGTCACCGGCTCGGCGCTGGCGCTGACCTCCTACTGGTTCGGCATCACGCTGCCGGTCAACCCCGACTTCGCGCCGGCCAACGCCGCCGCGGAGAAAGTGGAGCAGGTCGCCGACAAGGTCGGGGACAGGGCCCTGGAGAAGGCCGCGGACATCGAACCGCGGAGCGTCCGGGAAATCCGCCACGAGATCGGCATCGTCCACAAGGCGGGGGAGGACAGGAGCGAGGAGAAGGGCGAGGACGAGGGCAGCGACACGCAGCCGGCGCTGCACACGGACTCGGTGACGGCCGAGCAGGACGAGGCGATCGCGGGGCGCGCCGCGGACAACGCGACGGGCTACCGCTTCGAGGACGTGCTGCGCCAGCTGCACGAGGACGACAGCGAGCTCGGCCGCACCACCGAGCGAGCCTTCATCAGCGAATGGCTGGCCTGGCAGGAGGAGCACCGCCCGAACCAGGACCCGGACACAGACACAGGCACCGAGGGGGCGGGCCAGGGCGGGCACACCCGACTGCTGGAGCGCCGGGACCGGGATTCCTCACGCGGGGACCGTGGTTCCGACGAGGCCGGGGACTCCCTGTAG
- a CDS encoding ABC transporter ATP-binding protein: MIDLHDLRVVYPDGTVGLDEITLRIAPEEFIVLVGPSGSGKTTLLRTIAGFLQAESGALRIGGEDVAGVEPEKRRLGMVFQQHAVWPHMSVADNVAYPLKRAKVGRADIRRRVGDALDLVGLSGYDARRPDRLSGGQRQRVALARAIVANPRVLLLDEALSALDEPLRDSLRRELVSLTAVQRLTTVHVTHDRAEALAIADRIVVLSEGRIRQVATPEELLRAPATAQVASFIADAGVVAGVVQDGRVAAPTLSMSWALPEVELVGPAGGVVDIAVLPSAVEIVPPGTPGSAEGTITSVLFDRGFFSITVSLGEHSFRANLAGQRPQIGENVGVIIRRPLVYGRQ; the protein is encoded by the coding sequence ATGATTGACCTGCACGACCTGCGCGTGGTGTACCCCGACGGCACCGTCGGGCTCGACGAGATCACCCTGCGCATCGCCCCCGAGGAGTTCATCGTCCTGGTCGGGCCCTCGGGCTCCGGCAAGACCACGCTGCTGCGCACCATCGCCGGCTTCCTTCAGGCGGAGTCGGGCGCCCTGCGCATCGGCGGCGAGGACGTCGCCGGCGTCGAACCCGAGAAGCGTCGCCTCGGGATGGTCTTCCAGCAGCACGCGGTGTGGCCGCACATGTCGGTGGCCGACAATGTCGCCTACCCGCTCAAACGAGCGAAGGTGGGGCGCGCCGACATCCGGCGGCGGGTGGGCGACGCCCTGGACCTGGTCGGACTCTCCGGTTACGACGCGCGCCGGCCTGACCGGCTCTCCGGTGGCCAGCGCCAGCGCGTCGCCCTGGCCCGCGCCATCGTCGCCAACCCCCGGGTGCTGCTTCTCGACGAAGCACTCTCCGCCCTCGACGAACCCCTGCGCGACAGCCTGCGCCGCGAGCTCGTGTCGTTGACCGCCGTGCAGCGGCTGACGACCGTGCACGTCACCCACGACCGCGCCGAAGCCCTGGCGATCGCCGACCGCATCGTGGTGCTCTCGGAGGGGCGAATCCGGCAGGTCGCGACCCCCGAGGAACTGCTGCGCGCCCCGGCCACCGCACAGGTCGCCTCCTTCATCGCCGACGCCGGCGTCGTGGCCGGTGTGGTTCAGGACGGCCGGGTGGCTGCGCCGACGTTGTCGATGTCGTGGGCGTTGCCGGAGGTGGAGCTGGTCGGGCCGGCCGGCGGTGTCGTCGACATCGCGGTACTTCCCTCGGCCGTCGAGATCGTGCCCCCGGGCACTCCGGGGTCGGCGGAGGGCACGATCACCTCGGTGCTCTTTGACCGCGGGTTCTTCAGCATCACCGTCAGCCTCGGCGAGCATTCCTTCCGTGCCAACCTGGCGGGGCAGCGGCCGCAGATCGGGGAGAACGTCGGTGTGATCATCCGGCGGCCGCTGGTGTACGGGCGGCAGTGA
- a CDS encoding ABC transporter permease encodes MKTLLTLRLATWLIIAGLILTPLGLVVGLAFGGNQLPVLDDLNVATAAWNSAWTTLVSAAGAVVAGTAVALLVDRTDVHGRGLLRLFLLSPLLIPPFVGAIAWLQLFSPRQGLNALAGTEVWNIYGGDGVAFLLTVHTYPVVYVIVANALRAIPSDLEQAARVAGASTGEVIRTITLPLLRPALLSAFTLSAVSNLADFGIPSLIGSPAGFETLATMIYRVMDSSLVANPLQVVSTIGIVLLLLGVAAVVLDHVVSLRASTSLQDTGAATQFPLGRSRRAVSVAAWLAALALTLSPVLGLLYRALLPAPGVPFTLANISLDNFVQSLQNPRTVDGFTNSLLLATGAALICGVLGWLVGVLVTRVNWPVNAAMTLTVLLPTAVPGMIIGVGWLILGRYTGIYNTRWVILGAYVCAFTALVLQSVRAPLTQTPLAVEEAARAAGAGRARAIFQTTGLMAVPAAVSGAVLVAVTAIRELTVSILLIAPGTTTLGVQLFNLQSAGDYNQASALSLMFALIGIIALALTVRGPAGGTARARSQARARTRFRTRSRKERP; translated from the coding sequence GTGAAAACCCTCCTCACCCTCCGACTGGCGACCTGGCTGATCATCGCGGGACTGATCCTCACCCCGCTCGGCCTGGTCGTCGGTCTGGCTTTCGGCGGCAACCAGCTGCCCGTCCTCGACGACCTCAACGTGGCCACCGCCGCCTGGAACTCGGCGTGGACCACGCTCGTCTCGGCGGCCGGGGCGGTGGTCGCCGGCACCGCCGTGGCCCTCCTGGTCGACCGCACCGACGTCCACGGCCGCGGCCTGCTGCGGTTGTTCCTGCTCTCGCCGCTGCTGATTCCCCCCTTCGTCGGCGCGATCGCCTGGCTGCAGCTGTTCAGCCCCCGCCAGGGCCTCAACGCGCTGGCCGGCACCGAGGTGTGGAACATCTACGGCGGTGACGGCGTCGCCTTCCTGCTCACCGTGCACACCTACCCGGTGGTCTACGTGATCGTCGCCAACGCGCTGCGCGCCATCCCCTCGGACCTGGAGCAGGCCGCGCGGGTGGCCGGCGCCTCGACCGGGGAGGTGATCCGGACGATCACCCTGCCCCTGCTGCGCCCGGCCCTGCTCAGCGCCTTCACGCTCTCGGCGGTGTCCAACCTCGCCGACTTCGGCATTCCCTCGCTCATCGGCTCACCCGCCGGCTTCGAGACCCTGGCGACCATGATCTACCGCGTCATGGACTCCTCCCTCGTCGCCAACCCCCTGCAGGTGGTCTCCACCATCGGCATCGTCCTGCTCCTGCTCGGGGTGGCGGCGGTGGTCCTGGACCACGTGGTCTCGCTGCGGGCGTCGACAAGCCTGCAGGACACCGGCGCGGCGACGCAGTTCCCCCTCGGCCGCTCCCGGCGGGCCGTCTCCGTGGCCGCCTGGCTGGCCGCGCTCGCCCTGACGCTCTCCCCGGTACTCGGCCTGCTCTACCGCGCGCTGCTGCCCGCCCCGGGGGTGCCGTTCACGCTGGCCAACATCAGCCTGGACAACTTCGTGCAGTCGCTGCAGAACCCGCGCACCGTCGACGGCTTCACCAACTCGCTGCTGCTGGCGACCGGGGCGGCGCTCATCTGCGGCGTCCTCGGCTGGCTGGTCGGCGTCCTGGTGACCCGCGTGAACTGGCCCGTCAACGCCGCGATGACCCTGACGGTGCTGCTGCCGACCGCCGTGCCGGGCATGATCATCGGCGTCGGCTGGCTGATCCTGGGCCGCTACACCGGAATCTACAACACCCGGTGGGTGATTCTCGGCGCCTACGTCTGCGCCTTCACCGCGCTGGTGCTGCAGTCGGTGCGCGCCCCGCTCACGCAGACCCCGCTGGCGGTGGAGGAGGCCGCCCGCGCCGCCGGCGCCGGCCGCGCCCGCGCGATCTTCCAGACCACCGGCCTGATGGCCGTCCCCGCCGCGGTCTCCGGCGCGGTGCTGGTGGCGGTGACCGCCATCCGCGAGCTGACGGTGTCCATCCTGCTCATCGCCCCGGGCACGACGACGCTCGGCGTGCAGCTGTTCAACCTCCAGTCCGCGGGGGATTACAACCAGGCGTCCGCGCTCTCGCTGATGTTCGCGCTCATCGGCATCATCGCGCTCGCCCTGACCGTGCGCGGCCCGGCCGGCGGCACGGCACGGGCGCGGTCACAGGCCCGGGCACGGACCCGGTTCAGGACCCGGTCCAGGAAGGAAAGACCATGA
- a CDS encoding ABC transporter substrate-binding protein, with translation MSRFTHRSLPSVLALGASAFLLAACAEPAEDNAASTSGSAAEGETVTLTVYTSEPEAKVDEINRAFMEANPDIEVEVYRAGTGDLNARIATEKETGTIGADVLWAADAPTFEGYAESGDLAELQDVNTDGIIDEAVDEEGYYVGTRIIPTVIAYNTDVMEQDQLPASWADLTDPKYRDQIVMPDPAVSGAAAFNASAWKNNEDLGEEWIIALGENNPMIAASNGPTSQEIAGGGHPLGVVVDYLVRDLAAEGSPIEVIYPTDGVPYITEPAGVFADSENQEAAERYINFLLSKEGQELAVEQNYLPVREDVGTPAGTPALADTALMEMDLDTIIADQANAVEVFQKAMQ, from the coding sequence ATGTCCCGTTTCACCCACCGTTCACTCCCGTCCGTCCTCGCCCTGGGCGCGTCCGCGTTCCTGCTCGCCGCGTGCGCCGAACCGGCGGAGGACAACGCGGCGTCGACAAGCGGCTCCGCGGCCGAGGGCGAGACCGTCACCCTCACCGTCTACACCTCGGAGCCCGAAGCCAAGGTCGACGAGATCAACAGGGCCTTCATGGAGGCCAACCCGGACATCGAGGTCGAGGTCTACCGCGCCGGCACCGGCGACCTCAACGCCCGCATCGCCACGGAGAAGGAGACCGGCACGATCGGGGCCGACGTCCTGTGGGCGGCCGACGCCCCGACCTTCGAGGGCTACGCCGAGAGCGGCGACCTGGCGGAGCTGCAGGACGTCAACACCGACGGCATCATCGACGAGGCCGTGGACGAGGAGGGCTACTACGTCGGCACCCGCATCATCCCGACCGTCATCGCCTACAACACCGACGTGATGGAGCAGGACCAGCTGCCGGCCTCCTGGGCCGACCTGACCGACCCGAAGTACCGCGACCAGATCGTCATGCCGGACCCGGCGGTCTCCGGCGCCGCGGCCTTCAACGCCTCGGCCTGGAAGAACAACGAGGACCTGGGGGAGGAGTGGATCATCGCGCTCGGCGAGAACAACCCGATGATCGCCGCCTCCAACGGCCCGACCTCCCAGGAGATCGCCGGCGGCGGGCACCCGCTCGGCGTCGTCGTCGACTACCTGGTCCGTGACCTGGCCGCCGAGGGCTCACCGATCGAGGTCATCTACCCGACCGACGGCGTCCCCTACATCACCGAGCCGGCCGGCGTCTTCGCCGACTCCGAGAACCAGGAGGCCGCCGAGCGCTACATCAACTTCCTGCTCTCGAAGGAGGGCCAGGAGCTCGCCGTCGAGCAGAACTACCTGCCGGTCCGCGAGGACGTCGGCACCCCGGCCGGCACCCCGGCACTCGCCGACACCGCCCTGATGGAGATGGATCTCGACACCATCATCGCCGACCAGGCCAACGCGGTCGAGGTCTTCCAGAAGGCCATGCAGTAA